The Notolabrus celidotus isolate fNotCel1 chromosome 23, fNotCel1.pri, whole genome shotgun sequence region tttgtccgTCCACACAGCTATCCACAAACTCCGGCACAGATGAGATGCAGCCTTTCCCAAGTGGTTATATGCACATGAATTTTGAAGATGCCCAAGCTGTTCTGGGGGATTATACAAACGCCATCCATTACGAACGTGGCTCCCTAAACCCAGACGAGCATCAAGATGAACCAGATGACAAGGCATCCACCTACACCCTCACTAACGTTGTGCCCATGGTGCCTGACTTCAACAACAGAGTTTGGAACAAACAGGAGCACATCATCCGCAAAAGGCTAAACAATTACTGTCGTGGAACGGCTTACATCGTCACAGGTATCACCACCTCGGGGAAGATGATCCGCAGGCTAAACATGAACCGTATTGCAGTGCCCACGTACTTGTGGTCCGCTTATTGCTGTGTTGACTACGACCACAACACACCCTATAATGAGCGCTATAAATTCCCTTCTTTTGCTCACTATGGCCTCAATGAGCAAAACAATGAGGTTGTA contains the following coding sequences:
- the LOC117807522 gene encoding endonuclease domain-containing 1 protein-like: MSNTKVLLIMAFWVKTVFLVVNMITSAVRGRVEKELSPECREFLYMATPPTGVEHQSLQFICQHYNKKPRYVTLYNIVDHIPVYSAYTFKRSGGDKCVDVPWMYEPQLSTNSGTDEMQPFPSGYMHMNFEDAQAVLGDYTNAIHYERGSLNPDEHQDEPDDKASTYTLTNVVPMVPDFNNRVWNKQEHIIRKRLNNYCRGTAYIVTGITTSGKMIRRLNMNRIAVPTYLWSAYCCVDYDHNTPYNERYKFPSFAHYGLNEQNNEVVEVSVQKLKEFLKRTTFVDLNFQIFVDDCVPPASSRTK